In one window of Camelus bactrianus isolate YW-2024 breed Bactrian camel chromosome 13, ASM4877302v1, whole genome shotgun sequence DNA:
- the TNFRSF25 gene encoding tumor necrosis factor receptor superfamily member 25 isoform X7, whose product MEPRPGGSAAVVAAALLLLLLGTQGQASTPSPRCDCGHNSHERNGLVCCRGCPAGHYLKAPCTEACGAATCLPCPQGTFLAWENHHETRCARCQACDEQAPQVALKNCSAVADTHCGCKPGWFTECVVSRCLHGSPFRCRPCTDCGALHRHVRVPCSSRDTQCGTCLPGFYEYGNSCVSCPTSTLGSCPEPCVAVCGWRQMFWVQVLLAGLVVPLLLGATLTYTYRRCRPCKPKFPADKAGTEALTSLQATHVSPSDSAHTFLAPPSSSEKVCTVQLVGNSWTSGPPQTQEAPCPEVTWSWDQLPSRALGEPPCPPRPGPCPGPTPGSPLALSGRPQARRRLRPRPLQARRPPCSSPAHNSTT is encoded by the exons ATGGAGCCGCGGCCGGGGGGAAGTGCGGCAGTGGTGGCTGCG gctctcctcctcctgctgctgggtACCCAGGGCCAGGCCAGCACTCCCAGCCCCAGGTGTGACTGTGGCCACAACTCCCACGAGAGGAATGGTCTGGTCTGTTGCAGGGGCTGTCCAGCAG GGCACTACCTGAAGGCCCCCTGCACGGAGGCTTGTGGTGCTGCCACCTGCCTCCCGTGCCCCCAGGGCACCTTCCTGGCCTGGGAGAACCACCATGAGACCCGCTGTGCACGCTGCCAGGCCTGTGATGAGCAGG CCCCCCAGGTGGCCCTGAAGAACTGCTCCGCGGTGGCGGACACCCACTGTGGCTGCAAGCCCGGCTGGTTCACGGAGTGCGTCGTCAGCCGGTGCCTCCACGGCTCTCCCTTCCGCTGCCGCCCGTGCACAGACTGCGGGGCCCTGCATCGCCACGTGCGGGTGCCCT GTTCCAGCAGAGACACCCAATGTGGGACCTGCCTGCCTGGCTTTTATGAATATGGGAACAGCTGTGTGTCCTGTCCCAC GAGCACCCTTGGGAGCTGTCCTGAGCCCTGTGTGGCTGTCTGTGGCTGGAGGCAGA TGTTCTGGGTCCAGGTGCTACTGGCAGGCCTGGTGGTCCCACTCCTGCTTGGTGCCACCCTGACCTACACGTATCGCCGCTGCCGGCCTTGCAAACCCAAATTTCCTG CAGACAAAGcggggacagaggccctgacctCCCTGCAG GCCACCCACGTCTCACCCTCCGACAGTGCCCACACCTTTCTGGCACCACCCAGCAGCAGTGAGAAGGTCTGCACCGTCCAGTTGGTAGGCAACAGCTGGACCTCTGGCCCTCCCCAGACCCAGGAGGCGCCCTGCCCGGAGGTGACTTGGTCCTGGGACCAGCTGCCCAGCAGAGCTCTTG GCGAACCTCCCTGCCCGCCTCGGCCCGGCCCCTGCCCCGGCCCCACCCCGGGTTCCCCATTGGCTCTCTCCGGCCGCCCGCAggcccgccgccgcctccgcccaCGCCCCCTGCAGGCTCGGCGGCCACCATGCTCCAGCCCGGCCCACAACTCTACGACGTGA
- the TNFRSF25 gene encoding tumor necrosis factor receptor superfamily member 25 isoform X6: MEPRPGGSAAVVAAALLLLLLGTQGQASTPSPRCDCGHNSHERNGLVCCRGCPAAPQVALKNCSAVADTHCGCKPGWFTECVVSRCLHGSPFRCRPCTDCGALHRHVRVPCSSRDTQCGTCLPGFYEYGNSCVSCPTSTLGSCPEPCVAVCGWRQMFWVQVLLAGLVVPLLLGATLTYTYRRCRPCKPKFPADKAGTEALTSLQATHVSPSDSAHTFLAPPSSSEKVCTVQLVGNSWTSGPPQTQEAPCPEVTWSWDQLPSRALGPPPPPPTPPAGSAATMLQPGPQLYDVMDAVPARRWKEFVRTLGLREAEIEAVEVEVGRFRDQQYEMLKRWRQQQPAGLGAVYAALERMGLDGCAEDLRSRLQRGP; the protein is encoded by the exons ATGGAGCCGCGGCCGGGGGGAAGTGCGGCAGTGGTGGCTGCG gctctcctcctcctgctgctgggtACCCAGGGCCAGGCCAGCACTCCCAGCCCCAGGTGTGACTGTGGCCACAACTCCCACGAGAGGAATGGTCTGGTCTGTTGCAGGGGCTGTCCAGCAG CCCCCCAGGTGGCCCTGAAGAACTGCTCCGCGGTGGCGGACACCCACTGTGGCTGCAAGCCCGGCTGGTTCACGGAGTGCGTCGTCAGCCGGTGCCTCCACGGCTCTCCCTTCCGCTGCCGCCCGTGCACAGACTGCGGGGCCCTGCATCGCCACGTGCGGGTGCCCT GTTCCAGCAGAGACACCCAATGTGGGACCTGCCTGCCTGGCTTTTATGAATATGGGAACAGCTGTGTGTCCTGTCCCAC GAGCACCCTTGGGAGCTGTCCTGAGCCCTGTGTGGCTGTCTGTGGCTGGAGGCAGA TGTTCTGGGTCCAGGTGCTACTGGCAGGCCTGGTGGTCCCACTCCTGCTTGGTGCCACCCTGACCTACACGTATCGCCGCTGCCGGCCTTGCAAACCCAAATTTCCTG CAGACAAAGcggggacagaggccctgacctCCCTGCAG GCCACCCACGTCTCACCCTCCGACAGTGCCCACACCTTTCTGGCACCACCCAGCAGCAGTGAGAAGGTCTGCACCGTCCAGTTGGTAGGCAACAGCTGGACCTCTGGCCCTCCCCAGACCCAGGAGGCGCCCTGCCCGGAGGTGACTTGGTCCTGGGACCAGCTGCCCAGCAGAGCTCTTG gcccgccgccgcctccgcccaCGCCCCCTGCAGGCTCGGCGGCCACCATGCTCCAGCCCGGCCCACAACTCTACGACGTGATGGACGCGGTGCCCGCGCGGCGCTGGAAGGAGTTCGTGCGCACGCTGGGGCTGCGCGAGGCGGAGATCGAGGCGGTGGAGGTGGAGGTCGGCCGCTTCCGCGACCAGCAATACGAGATGCTCAAGCGCTGGCGCCAGCAACAGCCCGCGGGCTTGGGCGCCGTCTACGCGGCTCTGGAGCGCATGGGCCTGGACGGCTGCGCCGAGGACCTGCGGAGTCGCTTGCAGCGGGGCCCGTGA
- the TNFRSF25 gene encoding tumor necrosis factor receptor superfamily member 25 isoform X4, with protein MEPRPGGSAAVVAAALLLLLLGTQGQASTPSPRCDCGHNSHERNGLVCCRGCPAGHYLKAPCTEACGAATCLPCPQGTFLAWENHHETRCARCQACDEQAPQVALKNCSAVADTHCGCKPGWFTECVVSRCLHGSPFRCRPCTDCGALHRHVRVPCSSRDTQCGTCLPGFYEYGNSCVSCPTSTLGSCPEPCVAVCGWRQMFWVQVLLAGLVVPLLLGATLTYTYRRCRPCKPKFPADKAGTEALTSLQATHVSPSDSAHTFLAPPSSSEKVCTVQLVGNSWTSGPPQTQEAPCPEVTWSWDQLPSRALGPPPPPPTPPAGSAATMLQPGPQLYDVMDAVPARRWKEFVRTLGLREAEIEAVEVEVGRFRDQQYEMLKRWRQQQPAGLGAVYAALERMGLDGCAEDLRSRLQRGP; from the exons ATGGAGCCGCGGCCGGGGGGAAGTGCGGCAGTGGTGGCTGCG gctctcctcctcctgctgctgggtACCCAGGGCCAGGCCAGCACTCCCAGCCCCAGGTGTGACTGTGGCCACAACTCCCACGAGAGGAATGGTCTGGTCTGTTGCAGGGGCTGTCCAGCAG GGCACTACCTGAAGGCCCCCTGCACGGAGGCTTGTGGTGCTGCCACCTGCCTCCCGTGCCCCCAGGGCACCTTCCTGGCCTGGGAGAACCACCATGAGACCCGCTGTGCACGCTGCCAGGCCTGTGATGAGCAGG CCCCCCAGGTGGCCCTGAAGAACTGCTCCGCGGTGGCGGACACCCACTGTGGCTGCAAGCCCGGCTGGTTCACGGAGTGCGTCGTCAGCCGGTGCCTCCACGGCTCTCCCTTCCGCTGCCGCCCGTGCACAGACTGCGGGGCCCTGCATCGCCACGTGCGGGTGCCCT GTTCCAGCAGAGACACCCAATGTGGGACCTGCCTGCCTGGCTTTTATGAATATGGGAACAGCTGTGTGTCCTGTCCCAC GAGCACCCTTGGGAGCTGTCCTGAGCCCTGTGTGGCTGTCTGTGGCTGGAGGCAGA TGTTCTGGGTCCAGGTGCTACTGGCAGGCCTGGTGGTCCCACTCCTGCTTGGTGCCACCCTGACCTACACGTATCGCCGCTGCCGGCCTTGCAAACCCAAATTTCCTG CAGACAAAGcggggacagaggccctgacctCCCTGCAG GCCACCCACGTCTCACCCTCCGACAGTGCCCACACCTTTCTGGCACCACCCAGCAGCAGTGAGAAGGTCTGCACCGTCCAGTTGGTAGGCAACAGCTGGACCTCTGGCCCTCCCCAGACCCAGGAGGCGCCCTGCCCGGAGGTGACTTGGTCCTGGGACCAGCTGCCCAGCAGAGCTCTTG gcccgccgccgcctccgcccaCGCCCCCTGCAGGCTCGGCGGCCACCATGCTCCAGCCCGGCCCACAACTCTACGACGTGATGGACGCGGTGCCCGCGCGGCGCTGGAAGGAGTTCGTGCGCACGCTGGGGCTGCGCGAGGCGGAGATCGAGGCGGTGGAGGTGGAGGTCGGCCGCTTCCGCGACCAGCAATACGAGATGCTCAAGCGCTGGCGCCAGCAACAGCCCGCGGGCTTGGGCGCCGTCTACGCGGCTCTGGAGCGCATGGGCCTGGACGGCTGCGCCGAGGACCTGCGGAGTCGCTTGCAGCGGGGCCCGTGA
- the TNFRSF25 gene encoding tumor necrosis factor receptor superfamily member 25 isoform X3: MEPRPGGSAAVVAAALLLLLLGTQGQASTPSPRCDCGHNSHERNGLVCCRGCPAAPQVALKNCSAVADTHCGCKPGWFTECVVSRCLHGSPFRCRPCTDCGALHRHVRVPCSSRDTQCGTCLPGFYEYGNSCVSCPTSTLGSCPEPCVAVCGWRQMFWVQVLLAGLVVPLLLGATLTYTYRRCRPCKPKFPADKAGTEALTSLQATHVSPSDSAHTFLAPPSSSEKVCTVQLVGNSWTSGPPQTQEAPCPEVTWSWDQLPSRALGKGFQWPEALAPFSQVKVRSCGFLKHHLPTSYPLTDQANLPARLGPAPAPAPPRVPHWLSPAARRPAAASAHAPCRLGGHHAPARPTTLRRDGRGARAALEGVRAHAGAARGGDRGGGGGGRPLPRPAIRDAQALAPATARGLGRRLRGSGAHGPGRLRRGPAESLAAGPVMLETTPTPRLWWPLQKP; the protein is encoded by the exons ATGGAGCCGCGGCCGGGGGGAAGTGCGGCAGTGGTGGCTGCG gctctcctcctcctgctgctgggtACCCAGGGCCAGGCCAGCACTCCCAGCCCCAGGTGTGACTGTGGCCACAACTCCCACGAGAGGAATGGTCTGGTCTGTTGCAGGGGCTGTCCAGCAG CCCCCCAGGTGGCCCTGAAGAACTGCTCCGCGGTGGCGGACACCCACTGTGGCTGCAAGCCCGGCTGGTTCACGGAGTGCGTCGTCAGCCGGTGCCTCCACGGCTCTCCCTTCCGCTGCCGCCCGTGCACAGACTGCGGGGCCCTGCATCGCCACGTGCGGGTGCCCT GTTCCAGCAGAGACACCCAATGTGGGACCTGCCTGCCTGGCTTTTATGAATATGGGAACAGCTGTGTGTCCTGTCCCAC GAGCACCCTTGGGAGCTGTCCTGAGCCCTGTGTGGCTGTCTGTGGCTGGAGGCAGA TGTTCTGGGTCCAGGTGCTACTGGCAGGCCTGGTGGTCCCACTCCTGCTTGGTGCCACCCTGACCTACACGTATCGCCGCTGCCGGCCTTGCAAACCCAAATTTCCTG CAGACAAAGcggggacagaggccctgacctCCCTGCAG GCCACCCACGTCTCACCCTCCGACAGTGCCCACACCTTTCTGGCACCACCCAGCAGCAGTGAGAAGGTCTGCACCGTCCAGTTGGTAGGCAACAGCTGGACCTCTGGCCCTCCCCAGACCCAGGAGGCGCCCTGCCCGGAGGTGACTTGGTCCTGGGACCAGCTGCCCAGCAGAGCTCTTGGTAAGGGATTTCAGTGGCCTGAGGCCTTGGCCCCATTCTCCCAAGTAAAGGTGAGAAGCTGTGGTTTCCTGAAGCACCACTTGCCCACTTCCTATCCCCTAACTGACCAGGCGAACCTCCCTGCCCGCCTCGGCCCGGCCCCTGCCCCGGCCCCACCCCGGGTTCCCCATTGGCTCTCTCCGGCCGCCCGCAggcccgccgccgcctccgcccaCGCCCCCTGCAGGCTCGGCGGCCACCATGCTCCAGCCCGGCCCACAACTCTACGACGTGATGGACGCGGTGCCCGCGCGGCGCTGGAAGGAGTTCGTGCGCACGCTGGGGCTGCGCGAGGCGGAGATCGAGGCGGTGGAGGTGGAGGTCGGCCGCTTCCGCGACCAGCAATACGAGATGCTCAAGCGCTGGCGCCAGCAACAGCCCGCGGGCTTGGGCGCCGTCTACGCGGCTCTGGAGCGCATGGGCCTGGACGGCTGCGCCGAGGACCTGCGGAGTCGCTTGCAGCGGGGCCCGTGATGCTGgagaccacccccaccccgaggcTCTGGTGGCCCTTGCAGAAGCCCTAA
- the TNFRSF25 gene encoding tumor necrosis factor receptor superfamily member 25 isoform X5, whose translation MEMSGSPESPLLVFTPSPSTPSPPLAGAPLGAVLSPVWLSVAGGRVGGGLEMQGESWEEPRGDWGMATTHHPPATLSVFWVQVLLAGLVVPLLLGATLTYTYRRCRPCKPKFPDKAGTEALTSLQATHVSPSDSAHTFLAPPSSSEKVCTVQLVGNSWTSGPPQTQEAPCPEVTWSWDQLPSRALGKGFQWPEALAPFSQVKVRSCGFLKHHLPTSYPLTDQANLPARLGPAPAPAPPRVPHWLSPAARRPAAASAHAPCRLGGHHAPARPTTLRRDGRGARAALEGVRAHAGAARGGDRGGGGGGRPLPRPAIRDAQALAPATARGLGRRLRGSGAHGPGRLRRGPAESLAAGPVMLETTPTPRLWWPLQKP comes from the exons ATGGAGATGTCAGGCAGTCCCGAGTCGCCCCTCCTGGTGTTTActccctcaccctccaccccatcccctccccttgcAGGAGCACCCTTGGGAGCTGTCCTGAGCCCTGTGTGGCTGTCTGTGGCTGGAGGCAGAGTAGgtggtgggctggaaatgcaagggGAGAGCTGGGAGGAGCCAAGGGGAGATTGGGGGATGgccaccacccaccacccaccagctACTCTTTCAGTGTTCTGGGTCCAGGTGCTACTGGCAGGCCTGGTGGTCCCACTCCTGCTTGGTGCCACCCTGACCTACACGTATCGCCGCTGCCGGCCTTGCAAACCCAAATTTCCTG ACAAAGcggggacagaggccctgacctCCCTGCAG GCCACCCACGTCTCACCCTCCGACAGTGCCCACACCTTTCTGGCACCACCCAGCAGCAGTGAGAAGGTCTGCACCGTCCAGTTGGTAGGCAACAGCTGGACCTCTGGCCCTCCCCAGACCCAGGAGGCGCCCTGCCCGGAGGTGACTTGGTCCTGGGACCAGCTGCCCAGCAGAGCTCTTGGTAAGGGATTTCAGTGGCCTGAGGCCTTGGCCCCATTCTCCCAAGTAAAGGTGAGAAGCTGTGGTTTCCTGAAGCACCACTTGCCCACTTCCTATCCCCTAACTGACCAGGCGAACCTCCCTGCCCGCCTCGGCCCGGCCCCTGCCCCGGCCCCACCCCGGGTTCCCCATTGGCTCTCTCCGGCCGCCCGCAggcccgccgccgcctccgcccaCGCCCCCTGCAGGCTCGGCGGCCACCATGCTCCAGCCCGGCCCACAACTCTACGACGTGATGGACGCGGTGCCCGCGCGGCGCTGGAAGGAGTTCGTGCGCACGCTGGGGCTGCGCGAGGCGGAGATCGAGGCGGTGGAGGTGGAGGTCGGCCGCTTCCGCGACCAGCAATACGAGATGCTCAAGCGCTGGCGCCAGCAACAGCCCGCGGGCTTGGGCGCCGTCTACGCGGCTCTGGAGCGCATGGGCCTGGACGGCTGCGCCGAGGACCTGCGGAGTCGCTTGCAGCGGGGCCCGTGATGCTGgagaccacccccaccccgaggcTCTGGTGGCCCTTGCAGAAGCCCTAA
- the TNFRSF25 gene encoding tumor necrosis factor receptor superfamily member 25 isoform X2 yields MEPRPGGSAAVVAAALLLLLLGTQGQASTPSPRCDCGHNSHERNGLVCCRGCPAGHYLKAPCTEACGAATCLPCPQGTFLAWENHHETRCARCQACDEQAPQVALKNCSAVADTHCGCKPGWFTECVVSRCLHGSPFRCRPCTDCGALHRHVRVPCSSRDTQCGTCLPGFYEYGNSCVSCPTSTLGSCPEPCVAVCGWRQMFWVQVLLAGLVVPLLLGATLTYTYRRCRPCKPKFPDKAGTEALTSLQATHVSPSDSAHTFLAPPSSSEKVCTVQLVGNSWTSGPPQTQEAPCPEVTWSWDQLPSRALGKGFQWPEALAPFSQVKVRSCGFLKHHLPTSYPLTDQANLPARLGPAPAPAPPRVPHWLSPAARRPAAASAHAPCRLGGHHAPARPTTLRRDGRGARAALEGVRAHAGAARGGDRGGGGGGRPLPRPAIRDAQALAPATARGLGRRLRGSGAHGPGRLRRGPAESLAAGPVMLETTPTPRLWWPLQKP; encoded by the exons ATGGAGCCGCGGCCGGGGGGAAGTGCGGCAGTGGTGGCTGCG gctctcctcctcctgctgctgggtACCCAGGGCCAGGCCAGCACTCCCAGCCCCAGGTGTGACTGTGGCCACAACTCCCACGAGAGGAATGGTCTGGTCTGTTGCAGGGGCTGTCCAGCAG GGCACTACCTGAAGGCCCCCTGCACGGAGGCTTGTGGTGCTGCCACCTGCCTCCCGTGCCCCCAGGGCACCTTCCTGGCCTGGGAGAACCACCATGAGACCCGCTGTGCACGCTGCCAGGCCTGTGATGAGCAGG CCCCCCAGGTGGCCCTGAAGAACTGCTCCGCGGTGGCGGACACCCACTGTGGCTGCAAGCCCGGCTGGTTCACGGAGTGCGTCGTCAGCCGGTGCCTCCACGGCTCTCCCTTCCGCTGCCGCCCGTGCACAGACTGCGGGGCCCTGCATCGCCACGTGCGGGTGCCCT GTTCCAGCAGAGACACCCAATGTGGGACCTGCCTGCCTGGCTTTTATGAATATGGGAACAGCTGTGTGTCCTGTCCCAC GAGCACCCTTGGGAGCTGTCCTGAGCCCTGTGTGGCTGTCTGTGGCTGGAGGCAGA TGTTCTGGGTCCAGGTGCTACTGGCAGGCCTGGTGGTCCCACTCCTGCTTGGTGCCACCCTGACCTACACGTATCGCCGCTGCCGGCCTTGCAAACCCAAATTTCCTG ACAAAGcggggacagaggccctgacctCCCTGCAG GCCACCCACGTCTCACCCTCCGACAGTGCCCACACCTTTCTGGCACCACCCAGCAGCAGTGAGAAGGTCTGCACCGTCCAGTTGGTAGGCAACAGCTGGACCTCTGGCCCTCCCCAGACCCAGGAGGCGCCCTGCCCGGAGGTGACTTGGTCCTGGGACCAGCTGCCCAGCAGAGCTCTTGGTAAGGGATTTCAGTGGCCTGAGGCCTTGGCCCCATTCTCCCAAGTAAAGGTGAGAAGCTGTGGTTTCCTGAAGCACCACTTGCCCACTTCCTATCCCCTAACTGACCAGGCGAACCTCCCTGCCCGCCTCGGCCCGGCCCCTGCCCCGGCCCCACCCCGGGTTCCCCATTGGCTCTCTCCGGCCGCCCGCAggcccgccgccgcctccgcccaCGCCCCCTGCAGGCTCGGCGGCCACCATGCTCCAGCCCGGCCCACAACTCTACGACGTGATGGACGCGGTGCCCGCGCGGCGCTGGAAGGAGTTCGTGCGCACGCTGGGGCTGCGCGAGGCGGAGATCGAGGCGGTGGAGGTGGAGGTCGGCCGCTTCCGCGACCAGCAATACGAGATGCTCAAGCGCTGGCGCCAGCAACAGCCCGCGGGCTTGGGCGCCGTCTACGCGGCTCTGGAGCGCATGGGCCTGGACGGCTGCGCCGAGGACCTGCGGAGTCGCTTGCAGCGGGGCCCGTGATGCTGgagaccacccccaccccgaggcTCTGGTGGCCCTTGCAGAAGCCCTAA
- the TNFRSF25 gene encoding tumor necrosis factor receptor superfamily member 25 isoform X1 gives MEPRPGGSAAVVAAALLLLLLGTQGQASTPSPRCDCGHNSHERNGLVCCRGCPAGHYLKAPCTEACGAATCLPCPQGTFLAWENHHETRCARCQACDEQAPQVALKNCSAVADTHCGCKPGWFTECVVSRCLHGSPFRCRPCTDCGALHRHVRVPCSSRDTQCGTCLPGFYEYGNSCVSCPTSTLGSCPEPCVAVCGWRQMFWVQVLLAGLVVPLLLGATLTYTYRRCRPCKPKFPADKAGTEALTSLQATHVSPSDSAHTFLAPPSSSEKVCTVQLVGNSWTSGPPQTQEAPCPEVTWSWDQLPSRALGKGFQWPEALAPFSQVKVRSCGFLKHHLPTSYPLTDQANLPARLGPAPAPAPPRVPHWLSPAARRPAAASAHAPCRLGGHHAPARPTTLRRDGRGARAALEGVRAHAGAARGGDRGGGGGGRPLPRPAIRDAQALAPATARGLGRRLRGSGAHGPGRLRRGPAESLAAGPVMLETTPTPRLWWPLQKP, from the exons ATGGAGCCGCGGCCGGGGGGAAGTGCGGCAGTGGTGGCTGCG gctctcctcctcctgctgctgggtACCCAGGGCCAGGCCAGCACTCCCAGCCCCAGGTGTGACTGTGGCCACAACTCCCACGAGAGGAATGGTCTGGTCTGTTGCAGGGGCTGTCCAGCAG GGCACTACCTGAAGGCCCCCTGCACGGAGGCTTGTGGTGCTGCCACCTGCCTCCCGTGCCCCCAGGGCACCTTCCTGGCCTGGGAGAACCACCATGAGACCCGCTGTGCACGCTGCCAGGCCTGTGATGAGCAGG CCCCCCAGGTGGCCCTGAAGAACTGCTCCGCGGTGGCGGACACCCACTGTGGCTGCAAGCCCGGCTGGTTCACGGAGTGCGTCGTCAGCCGGTGCCTCCACGGCTCTCCCTTCCGCTGCCGCCCGTGCACAGACTGCGGGGCCCTGCATCGCCACGTGCGGGTGCCCT GTTCCAGCAGAGACACCCAATGTGGGACCTGCCTGCCTGGCTTTTATGAATATGGGAACAGCTGTGTGTCCTGTCCCAC GAGCACCCTTGGGAGCTGTCCTGAGCCCTGTGTGGCTGTCTGTGGCTGGAGGCAGA TGTTCTGGGTCCAGGTGCTACTGGCAGGCCTGGTGGTCCCACTCCTGCTTGGTGCCACCCTGACCTACACGTATCGCCGCTGCCGGCCTTGCAAACCCAAATTTCCTG CAGACAAAGcggggacagaggccctgacctCCCTGCAG GCCACCCACGTCTCACCCTCCGACAGTGCCCACACCTTTCTGGCACCACCCAGCAGCAGTGAGAAGGTCTGCACCGTCCAGTTGGTAGGCAACAGCTGGACCTCTGGCCCTCCCCAGACCCAGGAGGCGCCCTGCCCGGAGGTGACTTGGTCCTGGGACCAGCTGCCCAGCAGAGCTCTTGGTAAGGGATTTCAGTGGCCTGAGGCCTTGGCCCCATTCTCCCAAGTAAAGGTGAGAAGCTGTGGTTTCCTGAAGCACCACTTGCCCACTTCCTATCCCCTAACTGACCAGGCGAACCTCCCTGCCCGCCTCGGCCCGGCCCCTGCCCCGGCCCCACCCCGGGTTCCCCATTGGCTCTCTCCGGCCGCCCGCAggcccgccgccgcctccgcccaCGCCCCCTGCAGGCTCGGCGGCCACCATGCTCCAGCCCGGCCCACAACTCTACGACGTGATGGACGCGGTGCCCGCGCGGCGCTGGAAGGAGTTCGTGCGCACGCTGGGGCTGCGCGAGGCGGAGATCGAGGCGGTGGAGGTGGAGGTCGGCCGCTTCCGCGACCAGCAATACGAGATGCTCAAGCGCTGGCGCCAGCAACAGCCCGCGGGCTTGGGCGCCGTCTACGCGGCTCTGGAGCGCATGGGCCTGGACGGCTGCGCCGAGGACCTGCGGAGTCGCTTGCAGCGGGGCCCGTGATGCTGgagaccacccccaccccgaggcTCTGGTGGCCCTTGCAGAAGCCCTAA
- the TNFRSF25 gene encoding tumor necrosis factor receptor superfamily member 25 isoform X8: MEPRPGGSAAVVAAALLLLLLGTQGQASTPSPRCDCGHNSHERNGLVCCRGCPAGHYLKAPCTEACGAATCLPCPQGTFLAWENHHETRCARCQACDEQAPQVALKNCSAVADTHCGCKPGWFTECVVSRCLHGSPFRCRPCTDCGALHRHVRVPCSSRDTQCGTCLPGFYEYGNSCVSCPTPSPPLAGAPLGAVLSPVWLSVAGGRVGGGLEMQGESWEEPRGDWGMATTHHPPATLSVFWVQVLLAGLVVPLLLGATLTYTYRRCRPCKPKFPADKAGTEALTSLQATHVSPSDSAHTFLAPPSSSEKVCTVQLVGNSWTSGPPQTQEAPCPEVTWSWDQLPSRALGPPPPPPTPPAGSAATMLQPGPQLYDVMDAVPARRWKEFVRTLGLREAEIEAVEVEVGRFRDQQYEMLKRWRQQQPAGLGAVYAALERMGLDGCAEDLRSRLQRGP, translated from the exons ATGGAGCCGCGGCCGGGGGGAAGTGCGGCAGTGGTGGCTGCG gctctcctcctcctgctgctgggtACCCAGGGCCAGGCCAGCACTCCCAGCCCCAGGTGTGACTGTGGCCACAACTCCCACGAGAGGAATGGTCTGGTCTGTTGCAGGGGCTGTCCAGCAG GGCACTACCTGAAGGCCCCCTGCACGGAGGCTTGTGGTGCTGCCACCTGCCTCCCGTGCCCCCAGGGCACCTTCCTGGCCTGGGAGAACCACCATGAGACCCGCTGTGCACGCTGCCAGGCCTGTGATGAGCAGG CCCCCCAGGTGGCCCTGAAGAACTGCTCCGCGGTGGCGGACACCCACTGTGGCTGCAAGCCCGGCTGGTTCACGGAGTGCGTCGTCAGCCGGTGCCTCCACGGCTCTCCCTTCCGCTGCCGCCCGTGCACAGACTGCGGGGCCCTGCATCGCCACGTGCGGGTGCCCT GTTCCAGCAGAGACACCCAATGTGGGACCTGCCTGCCTGGCTTTTATGAATATGGGAACAGCTGTGTGTCCTGTC ccaccccatcccctccccttgcAGGAGCACCCTTGGGAGCTGTCCTGAGCCCTGTGTGGCTGTCTGTGGCTGGAGGCAGAGTAGgtggtgggctggaaatgcaagggGAGAGCTGGGAGGAGCCAAGGGGAGATTGGGGGATGgccaccacccaccacccaccagctACTCTTTCAGTGTTCTGGGTCCAGGTGCTACTGGCAGGCCTGGTGGTCCCACTCCTGCTTGGTGCCACCCTGACCTACACGTATCGCCGCTGCCGGCCTTGCAAACCCAAATTTCCTG CAGACAAAGcggggacagaggccctgacctCCCTGCAG GCCACCCACGTCTCACCCTCCGACAGTGCCCACACCTTTCTGGCACCACCCAGCAGCAGTGAGAAGGTCTGCACCGTCCAGTTGGTAGGCAACAGCTGGACCTCTGGCCCTCCCCAGACCCAGGAGGCGCCCTGCCCGGAGGTGACTTGGTCCTGGGACCAGCTGCCCAGCAGAGCTCTTG gcccgccgccgcctccgcccaCGCCCCCTGCAGGCTCGGCGGCCACCATGCTCCAGCCCGGCCCACAACTCTACGACGTGATGGACGCGGTGCCCGCGCGGCGCTGGAAGGAGTTCGTGCGCACGCTGGGGCTGCGCGAGGCGGAGATCGAGGCGGTGGAGGTGGAGGTCGGCCGCTTCCGCGACCAGCAATACGAGATGCTCAAGCGCTGGCGCCAGCAACAGCCCGCGGGCTTGGGCGCCGTCTACGCGGCTCTGGAGCGCATGGGCCTGGACGGCTGCGCCGAGGACCTGCGGAGTCGCTTGCAGCGGGGCCCGTGA